In Rariglobus hedericola, the following proteins share a genomic window:
- a CDS encoding alkaline phosphatase family protein: MITRIRPFLICVLAVVCLGSPSQAAPRAEHVFVISFDQAAPAGINRANMPLFKAMAAEGAHTWEAYTIVPSITLPSHVSMLTGVGIQKHQILWNEWDETRPKLAVPTIFHLAKAKGLSTAMIAAKNKFRTFEQAGGLDTFLIPEDAKAKDIGAAVADLLKTKQPNLIFIHFADPDTTGHQYGVDSAEKMQALADCDQALGVIRAAIAAAGIADKSVMILTADHGGHDRPAAEIAERIKRGQPPSPGTHGLPDSSDVIIPWIAWGKGVKPGFTVTAPVVQYDTAATALWLLDVPVPESFWGRPVVSAFE, translated from the coding sequence ATGATCACCCGAATCCGCCCCTTTTTAATCTGCGTTCTGGCTGTTGTTTGCCTGGGATCCCCCTCTCAGGCCGCACCGCGGGCCGAGCATGTTTTCGTCATTAGTTTCGATCAAGCGGCGCCGGCCGGAATCAACCGGGCCAACATGCCGCTTTTCAAAGCCATGGCGGCCGAGGGTGCGCACACATGGGAAGCCTACACCATCGTGCCGAGCATCACCCTGCCCTCGCACGTTTCGATGCTCACGGGCGTCGGCATCCAAAAACATCAGATTCTCTGGAATGAGTGGGATGAGACGCGCCCGAAGCTCGCCGTGCCCACGATTTTCCACCTCGCCAAGGCCAAGGGCCTCAGCACCGCTATGATCGCGGCGAAGAACAAATTCCGGACCTTCGAGCAGGCGGGCGGGCTCGATACGTTCCTGATTCCCGAAGACGCCAAGGCCAAGGACATCGGTGCCGCCGTCGCCGATCTACTGAAAACCAAACAGCCCAATCTGATTTTCATCCATTTCGCCGACCCCGACACCACCGGTCATCAATACGGCGTGGATTCCGCGGAGAAAATGCAGGCACTCGCCGACTGCGACCAGGCGTTGGGCGTCATCCGTGCCGCGATCGCCGCCGCCGGTATTGCCGATAAGAGCGTGATGATTCTCACCGCTGATCATGGCGGCCACGACCGGCCCGCCGCCGAGATCGCGGAGCGTATCAAACGCGGCCAGCCTCCCTCGCCCGGCACCCATGGCTTACCTGATTCTTCGGATGTCATCATTCCCTGGATCGCCTGGGGTAAAGGCGTGAAACCCGGTTTCACCGTCACCGCGCCGGTGGTTCAATACGACACCGCCGCCACCGCGCTCTGGCTGCTCGATGTGCCGGTTCCCGAAAGCTTTTGGGGCCGCCCGGTGGTCAGCGCGTTCGAGTAA
- a CDS encoding ComEC/Rec2 family competence protein, with product MTSRSLGHRAPLLWVLLPLMSGLVAAKLQWLPLSPVWWMSAALVSISLALGWRRAWAPGVVLGIFLSGGALYEIRRDRLPDWDSLPPREIRATLEIDRVFPPKPEMRSLGGLGRLVSTDTHLAELAGQPVYFSLGLKRGEAPPLRSSRLDITGVLQTLPRNPAIDTFDGYLASQGMNFKLTRARMNAEVGKAGVYQVFCDTALRRFNSILGRGIETHPEQAGVLRAMLLGQQQELNDTQKTIFRESGTMHLFSISGLHIAVIAAVIQGILILVRLPSLARVVVGGILLWLYVDITGGTPSAVRAFLMVMFVHASHTLRVPGNPFAALVASAVCVLLWQPMQLFTASFQLSYGIVAALLLLGLPMGDYCVEKWMLFPHLPKVTWRWYHHWVDYCWRGLLGLVAIGLSTTVVSMISGVVIFQLFTPISLPANLVLIPLGSLVIISGFLSLLCGLIGIGWLSVLLNHASTLLMMVIERGVRFFVDVPGASHAAQFSPVWLGYAAFAGLLALIVMGYALDWRRACGGFWTPFAFTLLVLLAGMKLIAAA from the coding sequence ATGACCAGCCGCAGCCTCGGACACCGCGCACCACTTCTATGGGTGTTGCTGCCGTTGATGAGCGGACTCGTCGCGGCGAAACTCCAATGGCTTCCGCTCTCCCCGGTCTGGTGGATGAGCGCGGCCCTCGTCTCCATCAGCCTGGCCTTGGGTTGGCGACGGGCTTGGGCTCCGGGCGTGGTTCTCGGTATTTTCCTAAGTGGAGGCGCACTCTACGAAATCCGCCGCGACCGTTTGCCCGACTGGGACTCGCTGCCTCCGCGCGAAATCCGTGCGACTTTGGAGATCGACCGCGTGTTTCCGCCCAAACCGGAAATGCGCAGCCTGGGCGGACTCGGACGGCTCGTCTCGACCGACACACACCTGGCCGAACTCGCCGGCCAACCCGTTTATTTTTCCCTCGGTTTGAAACGCGGCGAGGCGCCTCCTCTTCGCTCAAGCCGGCTCGACATAACCGGCGTGCTGCAAACCCTGCCGCGAAATCCGGCCATCGACACCTTCGACGGCTATCTCGCCAGCCAGGGCATGAACTTCAAGCTGACACGGGCGCGCATGAACGCCGAAGTCGGAAAAGCCGGTGTGTATCAGGTTTTCTGCGACACGGCGCTCCGTCGTTTTAATAGCATCCTCGGTCGTGGTATCGAAACGCACCCCGAACAGGCCGGCGTATTGCGAGCCATGCTCCTTGGCCAGCAGCAGGAATTAAATGATACGCAAAAAACGATTTTCCGCGAAAGCGGAACGATGCACCTCTTTTCGATATCCGGACTGCACATCGCGGTGATCGCCGCGGTGATTCAGGGGATACTGATTTTGGTGCGGCTGCCATCGCTGGCACGCGTGGTGGTCGGCGGAATCCTGCTTTGGTTATATGTGGATATCACGGGCGGCACACCCTCGGCGGTGCGGGCGTTTCTCATGGTGATGTTTGTGCATGCCTCGCACACGTTGCGCGTGCCCGGCAATCCCTTCGCGGCACTGGTGGCGTCGGCCGTGTGCGTGTTGCTCTGGCAACCGATGCAGCTCTTCACGGCGAGCTTTCAACTCAGTTACGGAATCGTCGCCGCGTTACTGCTGCTCGGACTGCCAATGGGCGATTACTGCGTGGAGAAATGGATGCTGTTCCCCCACCTGCCCAAAGTGACCTGGCGGTGGTATCATCACTGGGTCGATTACTGCTGGCGCGGACTGCTCGGGTTGGTCGCCATCGGTTTGTCGACGACGGTCGTGAGCATGATCAGCGGCGTGGTGATCTTCCAGTTGTTCACCCCGATTTCGCTGCCGGCCAATCTCGTGCTGATTCCCCTGGGATCACTCGTCATCATTTCAGGATTCCTTTCCCTGCTGTGCGGACTGATCGGCATCGGATGGCTCTCCGTGCTTTTGAATCATGCGAGCACTTTACTGATGATGGTCATCGAACGCGGCGTGCGCTTTTTTGTCGATGTGCCCGGAGCCAGCCACGCGGCTCAATTCTCACCCGTCTGGCTGGGCTATGCCGCGTTCGCCGGACTGTTGGCTCTGATCGTCATGGGATACGCACTGGATTGGCGGCGAGCCTGCGGCGGGTTCTGGACGCCTTTTGCGTTCACGCTGCTCGTGTTGTTAGCAGGAATGAAATTGATCGCCGCTGCTTGA
- a CDS encoding FAD-dependent thymidylate synthase, producing the protein MKVTGLALVPPPSAADLPKVTPELLASVLARYSRSNEGIHAILEKVDPADPDASIDRILKFVDYGHASIGGLTGGLAIALDDISMWLAYKLFEIAQMADGQESSTRYITMNADNLPSAAEIGIPEDLAPRWQALMAKSFAAYNSEYSRLDALGVAEPDRVRVPVNAKPAVVTRIRKNYALDRARYFIPLATRTNVGLVQSSRMWANTVKHLDSMPHPEARAAAGLIRRELMKISPRLMRHSSAEKSYQQQAQQELDASLRLGLARLSTKPLADDVWVHVDRSTPPFLSEEQPLAEALRHRANRYGYQGTATRRMRVNFAWNNMAIAELRDLNRHRTGHRYTPLIQAGFYLPPEITHAAHQELLDEQAALTKELMQRGSSAYVYSLLLGAQTPFEHSTHADKFIYEAELRTGMGAHYRYADHLSAVLKAFFAQVPEARQWVVEGTAEPE; encoded by the coding sequence ATGAAGGTTACCGGCCTCGCTCTTGTTCCTCCCCCCTCGGCCGCCGACCTGCCCAAGGTCACGCCTGAGTTGCTCGCTTCCGTGCTGGCCCGCTATTCGCGCAGCAATGAGGGCATCCACGCCATCCTGGAAAAGGTCGACCCCGCGGATCCCGATGCCTCCATCGACCGCATCCTGAAGTTTGTCGATTACGGCCACGCGTCCATCGGCGGCCTGACCGGCGGCCTCGCCATCGCCCTCGATGACATCTCGATGTGGCTCGCGTATAAACTTTTCGAGATCGCGCAAATGGCCGACGGTCAGGAGTCGTCCACGCGCTACATCACGATGAACGCGGACAACCTGCCGTCCGCCGCCGAGATCGGTATTCCCGAGGATCTCGCGCCTCGCTGGCAGGCTCTCATGGCGAAATCATTCGCCGCTTATAATTCCGAATACTCCCGCCTCGATGCGCTCGGCGTGGCCGAACCGGATCGTGTGCGCGTGCCCGTCAATGCGAAGCCCGCTGTTGTTACCCGCATCCGCAAAAACTACGCACTCGATCGCGCGCGTTATTTCATTCCGCTGGCCACGCGCACCAACGTCGGGCTCGTCCAGTCTTCGCGCATGTGGGCGAACACCGTTAAGCACCTCGACTCGATGCCGCATCCCGAGGCCCGCGCCGCCGCCGGGCTCATCCGTAGAGAGTTGATGAAAATTTCGCCGCGTCTCATGCGCCACAGCTCCGCCGAAAAATCCTATCAGCAGCAGGCGCAACAAGAGCTCGATGCCTCGCTCCGCCTTGGCCTCGCGCGCCTTTCCACGAAGCCGCTCGCCGATGACGTCTGGGTGCATGTGGACCGCAGCACGCCGCCTTTCCTCAGCGAAGAGCAGCCGCTGGCCGAAGCCCTGCGCCATCGCGCCAACCGCTACGGCTACCAAGGCACCGCCACCCGCCGCATGCGTGTGAACTTTGCTTGGAACAACATGGCGATCGCCGAGCTGCGCGATCTCAACCGCCACCGCACCGGACATCGTTACACGCCGCTCATTCAGGCCGGCTTTTACCTGCCGCCCGAGATTACGCATGCTGCGCATCAGGAACTTCTCGACGAACAGGCCGCTCTCACCAAGGAGCTCATGCAACGCGGTTCGTCGGCCTACGTTTACTCGTTGCTGCTGGGTGCCCAGACGCCGTTCGAGCACAGCACGCATGCCGACAAGTTTATCTACGAGGCCGAGTTACGCACGGGCATGGGTGCACATTACCGCTACGCCGATCATCTGAGCGCGGTGCTCAAAGCCTTCTTTGCGCAGGTTCCCGAGGCTCGCCAGTGGGTGGTCGAAGGCACGGCCGAGCCAGAATAA